One Triticum dicoccoides isolate Atlit2015 ecotype Zavitan chromosome 5B, WEW_v2.0, whole genome shotgun sequence genomic window carries:
- the LOC119312296 gene encoding AAA-ATPase At3g28510-like — protein MRGMEGAAAGVWGGLNSGVVLSLIAVLWTVVWQNLQHLQLQHFFKRHLGRHARRLAALVDPYLSVTIAEYDGGRMRRAEAYEEVKAYLAASTSRSARHLRAEGARDADRLVLSMVDGEEVSDALLPEEGGGTVFWWAYSRPPPQQDRRWGGGGGGGDEENRRFYRLFFLDRHRDQVLNAYLPRVRRQGRAVMVQNRRRKLFTNISTHQFSDGGYTRSAWTHVPFEHPKTFATLAMDPARKKEVMDDLDAFKAGKEWYERVGKAWKRGYLLHGPPGTGKSAMIAAMANHLDYDVYDIELTSVHSNTDLRKLFIGTTSKSIIVIEDIDCSLDLTGARPKKKDAAAEDEDKANKGDKKGAADTSSKVTLSGLLNFIDGLWSACGGERVIVFTTNHLEKLDPALIRRGRMDKHIEMSYCRGPAFEFLAKAYLGVEDHELFGTVGALLQEVDMTPADVAENLTPKSADDDAGACLRGLVAALEKARDDKASGGGQEKQPEEEDGGVVAAVDKE, from the coding sequence ATGCGAGGgatggagggggcggcggcgggggtgtGGGGCGGGCTCAACTCCGGCGTGGTGCTCAGCCTCATCGCGGTGCTGTGGACGGTGGTGTGGCAGAACCTGCAGCACCTGCAGCTGCAGCACTTCTTCAAGCGCCACCTCGGCCGCCacgcgcgccgcctcgccgccctcgtCGACCCCTACCTCTCCGTCACCATCGCCGAGTACGACGGCGGCCGGATGCGCCGCGCCGAGGCCTACGAGGAGGTCAAGGCCTACCTCGCCGCGTCCACCTCGCGCAGCGCGCGCCACCTCCGCGCCGAGGGCGCCCGCGACGCCGACCGCCTCGTGCTCAGCATGGTCGACGGCGAGGAGGTCTCCGACGCGCTGCTGCCCGAGGAGGGCGGCGGGACCGTCTTCTGGTGGGCCTACTCCCGCCCGCCGCCGCAGCAGGACCGGCGctggggcggcggaggcggaggcggggacGAGGAGAACCGCCGCTTCTACCGCCTCTTCTTCCTCGACCGCCACCGCGACCAGGTCCTCAACGCCTACCTCCCGCGCGTCCGCCGCCAGGGACGCGCCGTCATGGTGCAGAACCGCCGCCGCAagctcttcaccaacatctccacgcaCCAGTTCAGCGACGGCGGGTACACGCGCTCCGCCTGGACGCACGTGCCGTTCGAGCACcccaagacgttcgccacgctcgcCATGGACCCGGCCAGGAAGAAGGAGGTCATGGACGATCTCGACGCCTTCAAGGCCGGCAAAGAGTGGTACGAGCGCGTCGGCAAGGCGTGGAAGCGCGGCTACCTTCTGCACGGCCCGCCGGGGACGGGCAAGTCGGCCATGATCGCCGCCATGGCCAACCACCTCGACTACGACGTGTACGACATCGAGCTCACCTCCGTGCACTCCAACACCGACCTCCGCAAGCTCTTCATCGGCACCACCAGCAAGTCCATCATCGTGATCGAGGACATCGACTGCTCCCTCGACCTCACCGGCGCGCGCCCCAAGAAGAAGGACGCCGCCGCCGAGGACGAGGACAAGGCCAACAAGGGCGACAAGAAGGGCGCGGCCGACACGAGCAGCAAGGTGACGCTGTCGGGCCTGCTGAACTTCATCGACGGGCTGTGGTCGGCGtgcggcggcgagcgggtgatcgtGTTCACCACCAACCACCTGGAGAAGCTGGACCCGGCGCTCATCCGGAGGGGCCGCATGGACAAGCACATCGAGATGTCCTACTGCCGCGGCCCGGCGTTCGAGTTCCTGGCCAAGGCCTACCTGGGCGTGGAGGATCACGAGCTGTTCGGCACTGTGGGCGCGCTGCTGCAGGAGGTGGACATGACGCCGGCGGACGTGGCCGAGAACCTGACGCCCAAGAGCGCGGACGACGACGCGGGCGCGTGCCTCAGGGGGCTAGTGGCGGCGCTGGAGAAGGCCAGGGACGACAAGGCCAGCGGCGGCGGCCAGGAGAAGCAGCCGGAGGAAGAGGACGGGGGAGTGGTTGCCGCCGTTGACAAGGAGTGA